The following proteins are co-located in the Spirosoma montaniterrae genome:
- a CDS encoding prolyl oligopeptidase family serine peptidase has protein sequence MLNRLFLLYLLPALAGQTLAQTAPPANTYQFTKGLVALTGSRYGREAIYTDPLAYKLYTGTLNPPTEGAVFGTNEQGQEIKWTTVTADSLGRLRLRGTLRGNAGAPAGPGVTAGSMRGGLGGAGGYTYLTYDAPRAQTALLNIRGNSNVYVNGELHMGDAYSMGYLHIPIKLRKGRNDFYARGVMVNASLQFIDKPALLRTDDPTLPSIRLGESNASLQGAIVVINTSEAPLTGLQLTSRLAGREQTTTLPTVPALSSRKVAFGFEGSGVNAKGPQTCELTLLQKGKSLDKASVTVEAVAPVASYSRTFVSRIDGSLQYYAVTPQSSANTSPSALFLSVHGAGVEASGQARAYKPKDWGNLVAATNRRPRGFNWEDWGRLDALEVLALANAEFKPDPQRIYLTGHSMGGHGTWFLGATYPDKWAAIAPCAGYPTLKEYGSADGVIPDSSSNPLEQMLLRAGNQSDVLKLTSNYKPLGVYVFHGDADRTVPVTYARQMRKILGQSQPDLSYYEYPGGSHWFGDQSVDWKPLFEFFRWHEIPADSTVSTIDFTTANPGISSSYRWAGIEQQERPLVYSRIQLNRTKQGITGTTTNVASLKLALDQFGAKTPVTVTLDGQSPITHTTSSAHDTLFLRRDGDRWAVTTRPDRTQKGPHRNGTFKDAFNSRMVFVYGTRGTKEENDWNWQKARFDAETWLYRGNGAVDIVADTDFSLANYADRGVILFGNKTTNAAWKILLADCPIQIERNQIRAGSQQWQGDDLAAYFVWPIKNSQTASVAVIGGTGLKGMRAASANQYFAGASGFPDFMIFGLDMVRSGSQGVRMAGFFDNNWKLVPGHYVVNGQAGKSD, from the coding sequence ATGCTCAACCGACTATTTTTACTTTATCTATTGCCGGCATTGGCTGGTCAGACGCTGGCACAGACCGCCCCGCCGGCCAATACGTACCAGTTTACGAAGGGATTGGTTGCGCTGACGGGGAGCCGCTACGGGCGCGAAGCCATTTATACTGACCCGCTGGCGTATAAGCTCTACACCGGTACGCTCAACCCGCCTACCGAAGGTGCCGTGTTCGGAACCAACGAGCAGGGCCAGGAGATCAAATGGACAACCGTAACCGCCGATAGCCTCGGTCGGCTCCGACTACGCGGCACGCTTCGGGGTAACGCCGGGGCACCCGCCGGTCCGGGCGTCACCGCCGGTAGTATGCGTGGTGGGCTGGGTGGGGCTGGTGGCTATACGTATCTGACCTACGATGCGCCCCGCGCACAAACAGCCCTGCTGAACATCCGGGGAAACAGTAACGTGTACGTAAATGGCGAACTGCACATGGGCGATGCCTACAGCATGGGCTACCTGCACATTCCAATCAAACTTCGCAAAGGGCGGAACGACTTCTACGCACGCGGGGTCATGGTCAACGCCAGCTTACAGTTTATAGACAAGCCTGCTCTGCTCCGCACCGACGACCCGACGCTACCCAGCATCCGGCTGGGCGAATCGAACGCATCGCTTCAGGGGGCAATCGTGGTGATTAATACATCGGAAGCACCCTTGACAGGTCTGCAACTCACAAGCCGACTGGCGGGCCGGGAACAAACAACCACCCTACCGACCGTACCGGCTCTGTCGAGTCGAAAAGTAGCGTTCGGCTTCGAAGGTAGTGGGGTGAATGCAAAAGGACCACAAACCTGCGAACTGACACTGCTTCAGAAAGGCAAATCGCTCGACAAAGCGAGTGTTACGGTTGAGGCCGTTGCGCCTGTGGCCTCCTACAGCCGGACGTTCGTGAGCCGCATCGACGGGAGTTTGCAGTACTATGCCGTTACGCCCCAATCGTCGGCCAATACGTCGCCGTCGGCTCTGTTTTTGTCGGTGCACGGGGCGGGTGTCGAGGCCAGTGGACAGGCGCGTGCTTACAAACCCAAAGACTGGGGAAATCTGGTGGCCGCTACCAATCGCCGTCCGCGTGGTTTCAACTGGGAAGACTGGGGACGATTAGATGCCCTCGAAGTGCTGGCGTTAGCCAACGCGGAGTTCAAACCCGACCCGCAGCGCATCTACCTGACCGGCCACTCGATGGGCGGACACGGCACCTGGTTTCTCGGCGCTACGTATCCCGACAAATGGGCAGCCATTGCGCCCTGCGCGGGGTATCCAACGCTGAAAGAATACGGTTCGGCGGATGGCGTTATTCCCGACAGCAGCAGTAATCCGCTCGAACAGATGCTGCTACGTGCCGGAAACCAGAGCGACGTACTGAAATTGACGAGCAACTACAAACCGCTGGGCGTGTACGTGTTCCACGGCGATGCCGACCGAACCGTACCCGTTACCTACGCCCGACAGATGCGGAAAATCCTCGGCCAGTCGCAGCCCGACCTGAGCTACTACGAATACCCCGGCGGTAGCCACTGGTTCGGCGATCAGAGCGTGGACTGGAAACCCCTGTTCGAGTTTTTCCGCTGGCACGAAATCCCCGCCGATTCGACCGTCAGCACCATTGACTTCACAACGGCCAACCCCGGTATCTCCTCGTCGTACCGGTGGGCAGGTATCGAGCAGCAGGAACGGCCATTGGTGTATAGTCGTATCCAGCTCAATCGCACCAAACAGGGCATTACCGGCACTACGACCAACGTAGCGTCGCTGAAACTGGCGTTAGATCAATTTGGCGCGAAAACCCCCGTTACTGTTACGCTGGATGGGCAGTCGCCCATTACGCACACGACCAGCAGTGCCCACGATACGCTCTTTCTGCGAAGAGACGGAGACCGCTGGGCCGTCACGACCCGCCCCGACCGCACCCAAAAAGGACCGCACCGGAACGGTACGTTCAAAGACGCGTTCAACAGTCGAATGGTGTTTGTGTATGGCACACGCGGCACTAAAGAAGAAAACGACTGGAACTGGCAAAAAGCCCGTTTCGACGCCGAAACCTGGCTCTACCGGGGCAACGGGGCCGTTGACATCGTGGCCGATACCGATTTTTCGCTCGCCAATTACGCTGACCGGGGCGTTATCCTGTTCGGCAACAAGACCACCAACGCGGCCTGGAAAATTCTCTTAGCCGACTGCCCCATTCAGATCGAGCGCAACCAGATTCGGGCGGGCAGTCAGCAGTGGCAGGGCGATGACCTTGCAGCTTACTTCGTCTGGCCGATTAAAAATTCACAAACGGCTTCAGTAGCGGTCATTGGCGGTACGGGCCTGAAAGGGATGCGGGCAGCTTCGGCTAATCAGTACTTTGCCGGGGCCAGCGGCTTCCCCGATTTTATGATCTTCGGCTTAGACATGGTTCGCTCCGGTAGCCAGGGCGTTCGGATGGCGGGCTTCTTCGACAACAACTGGAAGCTGGTTCCCGGCCATTACGTTGTGAATGGTCAGGCGGGGAAGTCGGATTAA
- a CDS encoding alpha-L-fucosidase, with the protein MPCIKRLISSSLVFFALNPCSLLAQQHAEQNHAHYVVPKDSLVRQKLAQWQDIKFGLLMHWGTYSTWGVVESWSLCPEDEGWCVRRGPHAANWYDYKRAYENLQTTFNPTKFNPERWAVAAKDAGMKYVVFTTKHHDGFCMFDTKQTGYKITDPKTPFSTNPRSNVAKEIFGAFRSQDFMVGAYFSKPDWHVPYYWDPYFPPKDRNVSYAPKKYPERWQQFKDFTYNQIQELMTGYGKIDILWLDGGWVRPASTIDSTISWQRTIPYDQDIDMARIARMGRSHQPGLLVVDRTVTGEFENYVTPEQSIPDTYLPIPWESCMTMGDSWSYIPKENFKSSRKLVQTLVDIVAKNGNLLLNIAPGPDGEWHEEAYGRLKEIGAWLRVNGESIYGTKPVAPYRQKQWAFTGNGNATYQTYLPTDGETPPATVTLAGVSSKTKVTLLGYSKSLKTRSTPEGLVVSLPEPVRQLLTNQPAWVFKIQ; encoded by the coding sequence ATGCCCTGCATCAAACGCCTGATTAGTAGCTCACTGGTTTTTTTTGCGCTCAACCCGTGTTCCTTGCTGGCCCAGCAACATGCCGAACAAAACCATGCGCACTACGTAGTGCCTAAAGACAGTCTGGTGCGGCAGAAACTGGCACAGTGGCAGGACATCAAATTCGGGCTGCTCATGCACTGGGGCACCTATAGCACCTGGGGCGTTGTGGAGTCGTGGTCGCTCTGCCCCGAAGACGAGGGCTGGTGTGTTCGGCGCGGGCCTCATGCCGCCAATTGGTACGACTACAAGCGGGCGTACGAAAACCTGCAAACGACATTCAATCCTACCAAATTCAACCCCGAACGCTGGGCCGTTGCCGCCAAAGACGCAGGCATGAAATACGTCGTGTTTACGACCAAGCACCACGACGGCTTCTGCATGTTCGACACGAAGCAGACCGGCTACAAAATCACCGATCCCAAAACACCGTTTTCGACCAACCCGCGCAGCAACGTAGCGAAGGAGATTTTCGGGGCCTTCCGCTCTCAGGATTTCATGGTCGGGGCTTACTTCTCGAAACCCGACTGGCATGTACCGTACTACTGGGACCCTTACTTTCCGCCCAAAGACCGGAACGTATCGTACGCGCCCAAAAAATACCCCGAACGCTGGCAGCAATTCAAAGACTTTACCTACAACCAGATTCAGGAGTTGATGACCGGCTACGGCAAAATCGACATCCTATGGCTTGACGGCGGATGGGTACGTCCGGCCAGCACCATCGACTCGACCATTAGCTGGCAACGTACCATTCCCTACGATCAGGACATCGACATGGCCCGCATCGCCCGCATGGGTCGCAGTCATCAGCCGGGCCTGCTGGTCGTTGACCGGACCGTAACGGGTGAGTTTGAGAACTACGTAACGCCCGAACAGTCGATTCCCGATACGTACCTGCCTATTCCGTGGGAGTCGTGCATGACGATGGGCGATTCATGGTCGTACATTCCTAAAGAGAATTTCAAATCCAGCCGGAAATTGGTGCAGACGCTCGTGGACATCGTGGCGAAGAACGGCAACCTGCTGCTCAACATCGCGCCCGGACCCGATGGCGAATGGCACGAAGAAGCCTACGGACGACTGAAGGAGATTGGCGCGTGGCTGCGCGTAAACGGCGAGTCGATTTATGGTACGAAACCCGTAGCACCTTACCGGCAAAAGCAGTGGGCGTTTACCGGCAACGGAAACGCTACGTACCAGACGTATTTGCCCACCGACGGTGAAACTCCACCCGCTACCGTTACGTTAGCGGGCGTTTCTTCCAAAACAAAAGTCACCTTGTTAGGCTACAGTAAATCGCTCAAAACCCGCTCAACACCGGAGGGACTCGTGGTTTCGCTGCCCGAACCGGTGCGTCAGCTATTGACCAACCAACCCGCCTGGGTATTCAAAATACAATAA
- a CDS encoding glycoside hydrolase family 18 protein, producing the protein MFFALITALYTAISLDSPSALSGSASYAIQPPKRYVLIGYVSGNGWTKAQIDARKLTHINYAFAVPAPNAELAPITARDSANLAALTSLRAINKDLKILISVGGWGGCKYFSDAALTDASRQRFANSAVAFLTKHKLDGVDIDWEYPAQIGAGNIYRPEDKANFTLFLKAIRDRLDEQGQRDSRTGVNHYLLTAATGGDTAFVSHTNLGEAQRYLDYVNIMTYDLYHGNDKVTGHHSPLDQSKKGDQSRNSSMSAVEGHIRAGVPVEKIVLGLPFYGRGWADVRPQDNGLYQPATGKHYFISHDELVAKYINKNGFVRYWDADAKAPYLWNPTSRMFISYADTQSFDPKVAYVKQKGLAGVMFWEYIYDLKQDALLNHLVKELNK; encoded by the coding sequence ATGTTTTTCGCCCTCATAACCGCACTTTATACGGCAATTTCACTCGATAGCCCTTCCGCGCTATCTGGTTCGGCATCTTACGCAATTCAGCCACCCAAACGCTATGTGCTGATTGGCTATGTAAGTGGTAATGGCTGGACGAAAGCGCAGATCGACGCCCGTAAACTGACGCACATCAACTACGCCTTTGCCGTACCCGCGCCCAACGCTGAACTGGCCCCGATTACTGCCAGAGACTCCGCAAACTTAGCGGCCCTGACCTCGTTGCGGGCGATCAATAAAGACCTGAAAATCCTGATTTCGGTAGGCGGGTGGGGTGGTTGCAAGTACTTCTCCGATGCTGCCCTGACAGATGCTTCGCGGCAACGCTTCGCCAACAGTGCGGTTGCTTTTCTGACAAAACACAAGCTCGATGGCGTTGACATCGACTGGGAATACCCCGCGCAGATTGGAGCCGGGAATATTTACCGTCCCGAAGACAAAGCGAACTTCACCCTGTTTCTGAAAGCCATCCGCGACCGGCTCGACGAGCAGGGCCAACGCGATAGTCGCACCGGAGTAAATCATTACCTGCTGACAGCCGCCACCGGGGGCGACACGGCTTTCGTGAGCCACACGAACCTCGGCGAAGCCCAGCGGTATTTGGATTACGTCAATATCATGACGTATGACCTGTACCACGGCAACGATAAAGTAACGGGCCACCACAGTCCGCTCGACCAGTCGAAAAAAGGTGATCAGTCGCGCAACAGCTCGATGTCGGCGGTGGAGGGACACATTCGGGCGGGTGTACCGGTGGAAAAAATCGTGCTGGGCCTTCCGTTCTACGGGCGCGGCTGGGCCGACGTGCGCCCGCAGGATAACGGCCTGTATCAGCCTGCTACCGGCAAGCACTATTTCATCAGCCACGATGAATTGGTGGCTAAGTACATTAACAAGAACGGTTTTGTTCGCTACTGGGATGCCGACGCCAAAGCTCCCTACCTCTGGAATCCGACCAGCCGAATGTTCATCTCCTACGCCGATACGCAGTCGTTCGACCCGAAGGTGGCCTACGTGAAGCAGAAGGGGCTGGCCGGGGTCATGTTCTGGGAATACATCTACGACCTGAAACAGGACGCGCTGCTGAATCATCTGGTTAAGGAACTGAACAAATAA
- a CDS encoding ROK family transcriptional regulator, producing the protein MLAPTAQDDTIDTKWSVVAYKKNQKVRKALLHLYQEGPCTLAKLAEVLHTSIPSATNIIDQLVAEGWVNTFGTVSGNNGRRPVLFSLNPVGHYVLVVDGNTHGTRLSVVNLAREVIVERSDDTVLEDSPDFSNFLVSFVTDTLAQSGIAKSDIIGIGLSLPGLIDSRNGLNLSYPNLGEAGQSLTAWLERQWELPVFMLNDTKATVLGEHRFGSGQGKQHVLAINIDWGVGLGIISNGEVFQGASGFAGELGHIQADPDGELCYCGKIGCLDTLTSASSLVRRVQQGVMAGKATKLAMYSHDPGQITINHVVEAASQGDAFTIDLLHETGYRLGKGLAIAITLFNPEIIIVDGVLAEASLFITNSIQQAINKYCLSGFRNDLTLEVTKLDGAAKWLGTHAYVIENLFANT; encoded by the coding sequence ATGCTTGCACCCACCGCTCAGGATGACACCATCGATACCAAATGGTCTGTTGTTGCCTACAAGAAAAATCAGAAAGTCAGAAAGGCACTGCTGCATCTCTATCAGGAAGGCCCCTGTACGCTGGCAAAACTGGCGGAAGTGCTTCATACCAGTATCCCTTCGGCTACCAATATCATCGATCAGTTGGTAGCTGAGGGCTGGGTCAATACCTTCGGGACGGTTTCGGGCAACAATGGCCGACGACCGGTGTTATTTAGCCTGAATCCGGTTGGGCATTACGTGCTGGTAGTAGATGGCAACACCCACGGCACCCGACTGTCGGTTGTCAATCTGGCACGGGAAGTCATTGTAGAACGTAGCGATGATACCGTTCTCGAAGACAGCCCCGACTTCTCGAATTTTCTGGTTTCGTTCGTGACCGATACGCTCGCTCAATCGGGGATTGCTAAATCCGATATTATCGGAATTGGCCTGTCGCTGCCTGGCCTGATCGACTCGCGGAACGGACTCAACCTGAGCTACCCAAACCTCGGTGAAGCTGGTCAATCGCTCACGGCGTGGCTGGAGCGGCAGTGGGAACTACCCGTTTTTATGCTTAACGATACCAAAGCCACCGTGCTGGGCGAGCACCGATTTGGTAGCGGGCAGGGCAAACAACACGTACTGGCGATCAACATCGACTGGGGCGTCGGTTTGGGCATCATCAGCAACGGCGAGGTATTTCAGGGTGCGTCGGGCTTTGCGGGTGAACTGGGGCACATTCAGGCAGACCCGGATGGTGAACTGTGCTACTGCGGCAAAATTGGTTGTTTAGATACCCTTACCTCGGCTTCGTCGCTGGTCAGGCGGGTACAGCAGGGTGTTATGGCCGGTAAGGCCACCAAACTGGCGATGTACAGTCACGATCCGGGACAGATTACTATCAACCACGTAGTAGAGGCAGCGAGTCAGGGAGATGCCTTCACCATTGATCTGCTGCACGAGACGGGCTATCGGTTGGGCAAAGGGCTGGCAATTGCCATTACGCTGTTCAACCCGGAAATTATTATTGTCGATGGCGTATTGGCCGAAGCGTCGCTGTTTATCACGAATTCAATTCAGCAGGCCATCAACAAGTACTGCCTAAGCGGTTTCCGCAACGACCTGACCCTCGAAGTAACCAAGCTCGACGGGGCCGCCAAGTGGCTCGGTACGCACGCCTACGTAATCGAAAACCTGTTTGCGAATACGTAG
- a CDS encoding SusD/RagB family nutrient-binding outer membrane lipoprotein, whose translation MKKISLLLFSGLLLANVSCRESEFTAAYPDPSRIANTTVEKQFTGVLFSNREYVLPGYRFYFVTLRTSLNRYNQATGWVNESGQYIPGSSGVEDVWYTYYNTLAQYRELQKVYKALPADQQKDRRIFMLTAAVYVYDFTQKMVDLHGAIPFSEAGLLSTKGGDYAAASAKFDTAESIYTFMLDDLKSIATELNGITLNAGFQRSFQTQDFLNKGDITLWKRYANSLRLRMLNRLSDVASFQSRVSAEMAEILGNATTYPIVETNAQNIQINVFDINTDLNSKGFQGGIASTDGNWFGNTAGKAMIDNMNANNDPRLKILFEPGANAAGQYIGIDPLATEAVQSALYNAGRVAIYNRYTTSHNQFFPGVLINAPQMNLIKAEYYLRTNNDASAKTAYETAIAQSVDFYNGILAKTNATGITNSAIPTPATPASVAAYIAGKGVSWSSAATNADKLKLIATQKWLHYNVVQPFENWADIRRLDAPTLSFQVDNANNQTLPPVRWTIPGNEITYNTANYSAIKATDNLTTKIFWDVK comes from the coding sequence ATGAAAAAAATATCACTCCTCCTATTTTCGGGGCTTCTGCTGGCCAACGTGTCTTGCCGGGAGTCTGAGTTTACGGCGGCCTACCCCGATCCGTCGAGAATCGCCAACACCACCGTTGAAAAGCAGTTTACGGGCGTTTTGTTTTCCAATAGAGAGTACGTATTGCCGGGCTATCGGTTCTACTTCGTTACGTTGCGAACGAGCCTCAATCGTTACAATCAGGCAACGGGCTGGGTCAATGAGTCGGGGCAATACATACCGGGTTCGTCGGGTGTAGAAGACGTCTGGTACACCTACTACAACACCCTCGCTCAGTACCGCGAACTCCAGAAGGTGTACAAGGCGCTACCAGCCGATCAGCAGAAAGACCGGCGGATATTTATGCTGACAGCCGCCGTTTACGTGTACGATTTTACGCAGAAGATGGTCGATCTGCACGGGGCCATTCCGTTTAGCGAAGCCGGTTTGCTTAGCACGAAAGGGGGCGATTATGCCGCAGCGAGTGCCAAATTCGACACCGCCGAAAGCATCTACACCTTTATGCTGGACGACCTGAAAAGCATTGCCACGGAGCTGAACGGCATTACGTTGAACGCAGGCTTTCAGCGGTCGTTCCAGACGCAGGATTTCCTGAACAAAGGCGACATCACGCTCTGGAAACGCTATGCCAACTCACTGCGGCTTCGGATGCTGAACCGGTTGTCGGACGTAGCGAGTTTCCAGTCGAGAGTAAGTGCCGAAATGGCCGAAATTCTGGGTAATGCCACTACGTATCCGATTGTGGAAACCAACGCGCAGAACATTCAGATCAACGTGTTTGACATCAACACGGACCTTAACTCAAAGGGATTTCAGGGCGGAATAGCGTCGACAGACGGAAACTGGTTTGGCAACACGGCAGGCAAAGCCATGATCGATAACATGAACGCGAACAACGATCCGCGTCTGAAAATCCTGTTCGAGCCGGGTGCCAATGCTGCCGGACAATACATCGGGATTGATCCGCTGGCTACCGAAGCCGTGCAATCGGCCTTATATAACGCCGGTCGGGTTGCGATTTATAACCGTTACACAACCAGCCACAACCAGTTTTTTCCGGGGGTGCTGATCAATGCGCCCCAGATGAATCTGATCAAGGCCGAGTACTACCTGCGCACCAACAACGATGCATCGGCCAAAACCGCCTACGAAACGGCTATTGCCCAATCGGTTGATTTCTACAACGGCATTCTGGCGAAAACCAACGCCACCGGTATCACAAATTCGGCTATTCCTACGCCAGCCACCCCGGCTTCGGTTGCGGCCTACATTGCGGGCAAGGGCGTAAGCTGGAGCAGTGCTGCCACCAATGCCGACAAGCTGAAGCTGATTGCTACCCAGAAATGGCTGCATTACAACGTCGTACAACCCTTCGAGAACTGGGCCGATATTCGTCGGTTAGACGCTCCGACGCTGAGTTTCCAGGTCGATAACGCCAACAATCAGACGCTGCCCCCCGTTCGGTGGACGATTCCGGGCAACGAAATCACCTACAACACCGCAAATTATTCGGCAATAAAAGCGACGGATAACCTGACGACCAAGATTTTCTGGGATGTGAAGTAG